The genomic region GGCGTCCAGCAGCACGGCGTCCTCCGCGCGAGTCATCAGCAGCAGCGCGAACGCGAGCGACGCGCCCCCCGCGGCGGCGCCGGACAGGGGCAGCACCTTCACGATGTCCGCGAGCTTCGCCACACGCTCGCGCACGGTGTTGATGTTGAGGCCCTTCGCGGCGCGCTCCGACGAGGGCACGAAGTCCAGCCGCAGCGCGCGCTGGCCTCCGGCGAGCCCGCCTTCCAGTTGCTCGCGCTCGGACGGGGCCAGCTTCGACGCGAACGCGGCCTCCGCGTCCAGCTTCACGGACCGGGCCCGCTTGGGGGCCGCGTCCCGCACCTGCGGCCCCAGCGCCTCCAGCCGCTCCAGCAGGTTCGCGGGCGCGGGCGATGCCGTCTTCCCGGCGCCCAGCTGCCGCACGCGCAGCTCGATGGCGCGCAGGCCCTCCACCAGCGGCTCCACGCTGGACTCGGGCAGCCGGCCGCCAGCCTGATCCGCCAGCCGCAGCGACGCCTCCATCCAGTGCGCCAGGGACACGACGGGCTCCACGTCCACCATGGCGGACAGGCCCTTCAGCGTGTGCAGCGCGCGGAACAACTCGCGCACCGCGCGGGGCTGGGCCTGCCCCTTGCGGACAGCCTCCTCCACCGCGAGCAGGTCCTTCTGCGCGGCGGCGAGCAGCTCATCCGCCTCCGCCAGGTAGGCGGGGAGGAACTCCGCGAACTCCCCGTTTCCCGTCACCCGCGCGGCGCCTCGGCCGGGAGCTTCTCCAAGAGGGCCCGGGCGGTGCCCTGAATGGAGTCCGGCGTGAAGGGCTTGGTCATGAAGCGGTCCGCGCCAGCCTGCAGCGCGCGCTCGCGGGACGCCTCGTCGCCGCGCGTGGTGACGATGATGATGGGCAGGTTGCGCAGGTGGTCCTGTCCGCGCACGAACTCCACCACTTCGATGCCACCGATGTCCGGCATGTTGAGGTCCAGGACGAGCAGGTCGTAGGGCTTGAGCGACAGCTGCTCGATGGCCTCCAACCCGCTGGATGCCTGCGTGAAGCGACTGTCCGGATATGGCCGCAGGCAGGCGACCACCATGTCGCGCATCACCTTGCTGTCATCGACGACGAGTACCTCGGGCATGGCGTCCTCTGGAAACGACCGGCCAAGCTAGATCGATTCCGACCCGCTGAAAGAAATGAGTCATCTGGCGCGCATTGAACGTTGGCTGGTCCACGCCCGCTCTGGACGATGTGCCACGGCGGGCGACGAAGCGCCACGACTGCCCGCGCATCCGGCACCCTGCGCCCTCCTGATTATCCGCCCCAGGGACCGAATTCCATCCATGCGCCCGCCTCCTCCGCCCGACGCCTCCTTCCCCCGCTTGCCGGGCCCGCCTCCGCTCCCCCTGGAGCGCGCACCTTGTGTCTGGGTGGTGGATGACAGCGCCAGCGAGGCGCGCTTCATCAAGACCGCGCTGGGAACGGGCTTCCAGGTGGAGACGTTCCCGGACGGCGCCGCGATGCTCGAACGGCTACACACCGGGCGAGCACCGGATGTCGTGGTGTTGGATTGGGAGATGCCGGGAATGTCCGGTCCAGAGGTCTGTCAGTTCCTGCGCGGACAGCGGGAGACCCAGGCCCTGCCGGTGCTGCTGCTCACCGCGCACGACCGGCCGGAGGACCTGGTGCAGGGCCTGCGCGCGGGCGCCAACGACTACGTGTCCAAGCCCTTCCGTACGGAAGAAGTGCGCGCGCGGGTGGACGCGCTCGCGCGCACCAAGCGGCTGGTGGACGACGTGCGGCGCTCGACCGAGGAGAAGGCGGAGGTGTTCGCGCAGCTGGACGCGCTCCTCACGTCCTCGCCCGTGGGGCTGTCGCTGCTGGACCGGGACCTGCGCTTCGTGCGCGTCAACGCGCGCATGGCGAAGCTGGACGGTCTGTCCGTGGACGCCTACCCGGGCCGGACGCTGGCGGAGGTGCTGCCCCGCTTCGCCGCGCGGCTGGAGCCGCTCCTCCGCCGCGTCATGGAGACGGGCGAGCCCGTGGAGGAGCTGGGCTTCACGCTGGAGCACCCGGGCGACCCCCACGGCGAGCTGTACGTGATGGCCAGCTACCACCCGGTGCGCACCGCCCGGGGTGAGGTGGTGGGCGTGGGCAGCGTGCTGGTGGACGTCACCCGGCTCAAGCAGGCGGAGGCGGAGCTGCGCGCGACCGCGGAGTTCCGCGAGCGCTTCCTGGGCATCGTGGGCCACGACCTGCGCAACCCCCTCAGCTCCATCCGCATGGGCGCCAGCTTCCTCGTCGCCAGCGAGCAGCTGCCCCTCGCGCTGGAGCGCACCGCCAGCCGCATCATCAACAGCACGGACCGGATGACGCGGATGATCACCGAGCTGCTGGACTTCACCCGCAGCCGGCTGGGCAGCGGCATTCCGTTGAACCCGGCCGCCACGGACCTGGGCCAGGTGGCGCGCCAGGTGGTGGAGGAGCTGGAGCTGGTGCACCCCCGCCGCACCGTGAAGGTGACGTCCACGGGCCCCCTCACGGGGAATTGGGACGCGGACCGGCTGGCGCAGGTGCTGAGCAACCTGGTGGGCAACGCGCTCCAGTACAGCCCCGCGGACACCACCGTGGAGCTGACGCTCGTGGGCGAACCGGAGCAGGTCCTCGCGCGGGTGAGCAACCCGGGGGAGACCATCGCCCCGGCGGAGCTGGAGACCCTGTTCCACCCCTTCCAGCGCGCGCACACCGGCGCCCACGTTCCGTCGGGCCTGGGCCTGGGCCTCTTCATCTCCGACCAGATTGCCCGAAGCCACCGGGGCACGCTCACCGTGACCTCGGACGCGCAGCGGACGGTCTTCACCCTGACGCTGCCCCGGGCCGGTGCATGAATCACGGAGGGCGCACGCCACCCCGCTCCCGCGCCTCCCGGCCGTCCAGGCCCACGGGCCCCCTGGAAACGCTGGAGCCCGTGCCCTACCGTGCAAGCGTGTCCACTCCGCAACACCGCACCACCCTGCTCCTCGTCGAGAACAACGAAGACGTCCGCGAGGCGCTGCGTGAAATCCTGGAGTCGGAGGGCTACCGCGTCCTCACGGCAACGAACGGCCAGGACGCGCTGAACCTGCTGGCGGAGCAGGAGCGGATGCCCTCCCTCGTCCTCCTGGACCTGGTGATGCCGGTGATGGACGGACACGCCTTCATCGAACACCTGCGCGGCACCGGCGCGCTCGCGCGCATGCAGGTGCTGGTGCTGACGGCGCACCCCACGCTGCCCTTGCCGCAAGGCGTGGCCGGACGGCTGGGCAAACCGGTGAAGCTGGAGGCGCTGCTGGACGCCATCGCGGTGCACACCGCGACGGCGTGAAGCCGTGCGCTCAGGCGGCGGCGGGACAGTGCCGCGCCACCATGGCCAGCAGCTCCGGGATGTCCACGGGCTTGCGCAGCAGGCCCACCGTGCCCGGCGGAGCCTTGGCGGAGAAGTGGGCGGTGAGCATCAACACGGGCAGCTCGCGGTAGCGCTCTTCCTCCCGCAGCCGGTGGAGGAAC from Corallococcus exiguus harbors:
- a CDS encoding sensor histidine kinase, translating into MRPPPPPDASFPRLPGPPPLPLERAPCVWVVDDSASEARFIKTALGTGFQVETFPDGAAMLERLHTGRAPDVVVLDWEMPGMSGPEVCQFLRGQRETQALPVLLLTAHDRPEDLVQGLRAGANDYVSKPFRTEEVRARVDALARTKRLVDDVRRSTEEKAEVFAQLDALLTSSPVGLSLLDRDLRFVRVNARMAKLDGLSVDAYPGRTLAEVLPRFAARLEPLLRRVMETGEPVEELGFTLEHPGDPHGELYVMASYHPVRTARGEVVGVGSVLVDVTRLKQAEAELRATAEFRERFLGIVGHDLRNPLSSIRMGASFLVASEQLPLALERTASRIINSTDRMTRMITELLDFTRSRLGSGIPLNPAATDLGQVARQVVEELELVHPRRTVKVTSTGPLTGNWDADRLAQVLSNLVGNALQYSPADTTVELTLVGEPEQVLARVSNPGETIAPAELETLFHPFQRAHTGAHVPSGLGLGLFISDQIARSHRGTLTVTSDAQRTVFTLTLPRAGA
- a CDS encoding response regulator, with translation MPEVLVVDDSKVMRDMVVACLRPYPDSRFTQASSGLEAIEQLSLKPYDLLVLDLNMPDIGGIEVVEFVRGQDHLRNLPIIIVTTRGDEASRERALQAGADRFMTKPFTPDSIQGTARALLEKLPAEAPRG
- a CDS encoding response regulator; amino-acid sequence: MPYRASVSTPQHRTTLLLVENNEDVREALREILESEGYRVLTATNGQDALNLLAEQERMPSLVLLDLVMPVMDGHAFIEHLRGTGALARMQVLVLTAHPTLPLPQGVAGRLGKPVKLEALLDAIAVHTATA